A genomic segment from Sparus aurata chromosome 20, fSpaAur1.1, whole genome shotgun sequence encodes:
- the stambpl1 gene encoding AMSH-like protease isoform X3, whose translation MFVSGVTKKRYFLCCNVTKYFYSVLQCKLEKKLAAEPDYTDVSLTAVERVRALGKMGCSVEINEDIEPRRYFRSGVEMERMAAVYLEEGSLENAYVLYTKFITLFVEKLPAHRDYQQCSVPEKQLIMKKLQEVAFPRKDELKTRLQEKYSREHSEYLRAQACSQAAMMVDGCGQQLQQLSLLDEDRKRILLLEEERQRVAALRRMQIESEQFRYFEDQLRRQELANRRGEEEEQKVATKVPEVTDGSCLSRQPIRDGARSQGADPNRNRPPAPIRQPAATLAGVQTQRVEGLRRVVIPRDLTYRFLLLADSNTARGIETCGVLCGRLTHNEFMLTHVVIPKQSAGPDFCDMENVEELFSFQDQQNLLTLGWIHTHPTQTAFLSSVDLHTHCSYQLMLPEAIAIVCAPKHNDTGVFRLTGPGMSEVSGCRLKGFHPHSKDPPLFSVCKHVMVRDSKISLLDLR comes from the exons ATGTTCGTGTCTGGTGTCACCAAAAAACGTTATTTTCTGTGCTgcaatgtaactaagtacttttaTTCAGTACTTCAATGCAAATTGGAG AAGAAGCTGGCGGCAGAACCAGACTACACGGATGTGTCGCTGACAGCGGTGGAGCGCGTGCGGGCGCTTGGGAAGATGGGATGCAGCGTGGAGATCAACGAGGACATCGAACCGAGGCGCTACTTCCGTTCTGGAGTGGAGATGGAGCGCATGGCGGCGGTTTACCTTGAGGAGGGGAGCCTGGAGAACGCCTACGTCCTCTACACCAAGTTCATCAC tctGTTTGTAGAGAAGCTGCCGGCTCACAGAGACTACCAGCAGTGCAGCGTCCCAGAGAAACAGCTCATCATGAAG aAACTTCAGGAAGTGGCTTTTCCTCGTAAAGACGAGTTGAAGACACGACTTCAGGAGAAATACAGCAGGGAACACAGCGAGTACCTCAGAGCCCAGGCATGT AGCCAGGCGGCCATGATGGTGGATGGGTGTggccagcagctgcagcagctgtcctTATTGGATGAGGACAGGAAGAGGATACTCCTattagaggaggagaggcagcgtGTGGCCGCGCTGCGACGCATGCAGATCGAATCAGAACAATTTCGCTACTTCGAGGACCAACTGAGGCGCCAGGAACTGGCCaataggagaggagaggaggaggagcaaaaG GTGGCGACCAAAGTGCCTGAGGTGACGGATGGCTCCTGTTTGTCtcggcagccaatcagagatgGCGCACGCTCCCAGGGGGCGGATCCTAACAGGAACAGACCGCCAGCTCCCATCAGACAGCCAGCTGCGACACTGGCTGGAGTACAGA CTCAGAGGGTGGAGGGTCTGAGGCGGGTGGTGATTCCCAGAGATCTGACGTATCGTTTCCTCCTGCTGGCCGACTCGAACACCGCCAGAGGAATCGAGACCTGTGGAGTCCTCTGTGGACGACTG ACTCACAATGAGTTCATGCTGACTCATGTCGTGATCCCAAAACAGTCGGCAGGTCCAGATTTCTGTGACATGGAGAACGTGGAGGAACTGTTCAGTTTCCAGGACCAACAGAACCTGCTGACGCTTGGCTGGATCCAT actcaTCCCACTCAGACAGCCTTCCTCTCCAGTGTCGACCTCCACACTCACTGCTCCTATCAGCTGATGCTGCCCGAGGCCATCGCCATCGTCTGTGCTCCCAAACACAACGA taCCGGCGTGTTCAGGTTGACCGGTCCGGGGATGTCCGAGGTTTCCGGCTGCAGACTGAAAGGTTTCCATCCTCACTCCAAGGATCCTCCTCTCTTCAGT gt
- the stambpl1 gene encoding AMSH-like protease isoform X2, whose product MFVSGVTKKRYFLCCNVTKYFYSVLQCKLEKKLAAEPDYTDVSLTAVERVRALGKMGCSVEINEDIEPRRYFRSGVEMERMAAVYLEEGSLENAYVLYTKFITLFVEKLPAHRDYQQCSVPEKQLIMKKLQEVAFPRKDELKTRLQEKYSREHSEYLRAQSQAAMMVDGCGQQLQQLSLLDEDRKRILLLEEERQRVAALRRMQIESEQFRYFEDQLRRQELANRRGEEEEQKVTLVATKVPEVTDGSCLSRQPIRDGARSQGADPNRNRPPAPIRQPAATLAGVQTQRVEGLRRVVIPRDLTYRFLLLADSNTARGIETCGVLCGRLTHNEFMLTHVVIPKQSAGPDFCDMENVEELFSFQDQQNLLTLGWIHTHPTQTAFLSSVDLHTHCSYQLMLPEAIAIVCAPKHNDTGVFRLTGPGMSEVSGCRLKGFHPHSKDPPLFSVCKHVMVRDSKISLLDLR is encoded by the exons ATGTTCGTGTCTGGTGTCACCAAAAAACGTTATTTTCTGTGCTgcaatgtaactaagtacttttaTTCAGTACTTCAATGCAAATTGGAG AAGAAGCTGGCGGCAGAACCAGACTACACGGATGTGTCGCTGACAGCGGTGGAGCGCGTGCGGGCGCTTGGGAAGATGGGATGCAGCGTGGAGATCAACGAGGACATCGAACCGAGGCGCTACTTCCGTTCTGGAGTGGAGATGGAGCGCATGGCGGCGGTTTACCTTGAGGAGGGGAGCCTGGAGAACGCCTACGTCCTCTACACCAAGTTCATCAC tctGTTTGTAGAGAAGCTGCCGGCTCACAGAGACTACCAGCAGTGCAGCGTCCCAGAGAAACAGCTCATCATGAAG aAACTTCAGGAAGTGGCTTTTCCTCGTAAAGACGAGTTGAAGACACGACTTCAGGAGAAATACAGCAGGGAACACAGCGAGTACCTCAGAGCCCAG AGCCAGGCGGCCATGATGGTGGATGGGTGTggccagcagctgcagcagctgtcctTATTGGATGAGGACAGGAAGAGGATACTCCTattagaggaggagaggcagcgtGTGGCCGCGCTGCGACGCATGCAGATCGAATCAGAACAATTTCGCTACTTCGAGGACCAACTGAGGCGCCAGGAACTGGCCaataggagaggagaggaggaggagcaaaaGGTGACATTG GTGGCGACCAAAGTGCCTGAGGTGACGGATGGCTCCTGTTTGTCtcggcagccaatcagagatgGCGCACGCTCCCAGGGGGCGGATCCTAACAGGAACAGACCGCCAGCTCCCATCAGACAGCCAGCTGCGACACTGGCTGGAGTACAGA CTCAGAGGGTGGAGGGTCTGAGGCGGGTGGTGATTCCCAGAGATCTGACGTATCGTTTCCTCCTGCTGGCCGACTCGAACACCGCCAGAGGAATCGAGACCTGTGGAGTCCTCTGTGGACGACTG ACTCACAATGAGTTCATGCTGACTCATGTCGTGATCCCAAAACAGTCGGCAGGTCCAGATTTCTGTGACATGGAGAACGTGGAGGAACTGTTCAGTTTCCAGGACCAACAGAACCTGCTGACGCTTGGCTGGATCCAT actcaTCCCACTCAGACAGCCTTCCTCTCCAGTGTCGACCTCCACACTCACTGCTCCTATCAGCTGATGCTGCCCGAGGCCATCGCCATCGTCTGTGCTCCCAAACACAACGA taCCGGCGTGTTCAGGTTGACCGGTCCGGGGATGTCCGAGGTTTCCGGCTGCAGACTGAAAGGTTTCCATCCTCACTCCAAGGATCCTCCTCTCTTCAGT gt
- the stambpl1 gene encoding AMSH-like protease isoform X7: MTMEQGFSLNALKKLAAEPDYTDVSLTAVERVRALGKMGCSVEINEDIEPRRYFRSGVEMERMAAVYLEEGSLENAYVLYTKFITLFVEKLPAHRDYQQCSVPEKQLIMKKLQEVAFPRKDELKTRLQEKYSREHSEYLRAQSQAAMMVDGCGQQLQQLSLLDEDRKRILLLEEERQRVAALRRMQIESEQFRYFEDQLRRQELANRRGEEEEQKVATKVPEVTDGSCLSRQPIRDGARSQGADPNRNRPPAPIRQPAATLAGVQTQRVEGLRRVVIPRDLTYRFLLLADSNTARGIETCGVLCGRLTHNEFMLTHVVIPKQSAGPDFCDMENVEELFSFQDQQNLLTLGWIHTHPTQTAFLSSVDLHTHCSYQLMLPEAIAIVCAPKHNDTGVFRLTGPGMSEVSGCRLKGFHPHSKDPPLFSVCKHVMVRDSKISLLDLR, from the exons atgacgaTGGAACAAGGCTTCAGCTTAAATGCACTG AAGAAGCTGGCGGCAGAACCAGACTACACGGATGTGTCGCTGACAGCGGTGGAGCGCGTGCGGGCGCTTGGGAAGATGGGATGCAGCGTGGAGATCAACGAGGACATCGAACCGAGGCGCTACTTCCGTTCTGGAGTGGAGATGGAGCGCATGGCGGCGGTTTACCTTGAGGAGGGGAGCCTGGAGAACGCCTACGTCCTCTACACCAAGTTCATCAC tctGTTTGTAGAGAAGCTGCCGGCTCACAGAGACTACCAGCAGTGCAGCGTCCCAGAGAAACAGCTCATCATGAAG aAACTTCAGGAAGTGGCTTTTCCTCGTAAAGACGAGTTGAAGACACGACTTCAGGAGAAATACAGCAGGGAACACAGCGAGTACCTCAGAGCCCAG AGCCAGGCGGCCATGATGGTGGATGGGTGTggccagcagctgcagcagctgtcctTATTGGATGAGGACAGGAAGAGGATACTCCTattagaggaggagaggcagcgtGTGGCCGCGCTGCGACGCATGCAGATCGAATCAGAACAATTTCGCTACTTCGAGGACCAACTGAGGCGCCAGGAACTGGCCaataggagaggagaggaggaggagcaaaaG GTGGCGACCAAAGTGCCTGAGGTGACGGATGGCTCCTGTTTGTCtcggcagccaatcagagatgGCGCACGCTCCCAGGGGGCGGATCCTAACAGGAACAGACCGCCAGCTCCCATCAGACAGCCAGCTGCGACACTGGCTGGAGTACAGA CTCAGAGGGTGGAGGGTCTGAGGCGGGTGGTGATTCCCAGAGATCTGACGTATCGTTTCCTCCTGCTGGCCGACTCGAACACCGCCAGAGGAATCGAGACCTGTGGAGTCCTCTGTGGACGACTG ACTCACAATGAGTTCATGCTGACTCATGTCGTGATCCCAAAACAGTCGGCAGGTCCAGATTTCTGTGACATGGAGAACGTGGAGGAACTGTTCAGTTTCCAGGACCAACAGAACCTGCTGACGCTTGGCTGGATCCAT actcaTCCCACTCAGACAGCCTTCCTCTCCAGTGTCGACCTCCACACTCACTGCTCCTATCAGCTGATGCTGCCCGAGGCCATCGCCATCGTCTGTGCTCCCAAACACAACGA taCCGGCGTGTTCAGGTTGACCGGTCCGGGGATGTCCGAGGTTTCCGGCTGCAGACTGAAAGGTTTCCATCCTCACTCCAAGGATCCTCCTCTCTTCAGT gt
- the stambpl1 gene encoding AMSH-like protease isoform X4 yields the protein MTMEQGFSLNALKKLAAEPDYTDVSLTAVERVRALGKMGCSVEINEDIEPRRYFRSGVEMERMAAVYLEEGSLENAYVLYTKFITLFVEKLPAHRDYQQCSVPEKQLIMKKLQEVAFPRKDELKTRLQEKYSREHSEYLRAQACSQAAMMVDGCGQQLQQLSLLDEDRKRILLLEEERQRVAALRRMQIESEQFRYFEDQLRRQELANRRGEEEEQKVTLVATKVPEVTDGSCLSRQPIRDGARSQGADPNRNRPPAPIRQPAATLAGVQTQRVEGLRRVVIPRDLTYRFLLLADSNTARGIETCGVLCGRLTHNEFMLTHVVIPKQSAGPDFCDMENVEELFSFQDQQNLLTLGWIHTHPTQTAFLSSVDLHTHCSYQLMLPEAIAIVCAPKHNDTGVFRLTGPGMSEVSGCRLKGFHPHSKDPPLFSVCKHVMVRDSKISLLDLR from the exons atgacgaTGGAACAAGGCTTCAGCTTAAATGCACTG AAGAAGCTGGCGGCAGAACCAGACTACACGGATGTGTCGCTGACAGCGGTGGAGCGCGTGCGGGCGCTTGGGAAGATGGGATGCAGCGTGGAGATCAACGAGGACATCGAACCGAGGCGCTACTTCCGTTCTGGAGTGGAGATGGAGCGCATGGCGGCGGTTTACCTTGAGGAGGGGAGCCTGGAGAACGCCTACGTCCTCTACACCAAGTTCATCAC tctGTTTGTAGAGAAGCTGCCGGCTCACAGAGACTACCAGCAGTGCAGCGTCCCAGAGAAACAGCTCATCATGAAG aAACTTCAGGAAGTGGCTTTTCCTCGTAAAGACGAGTTGAAGACACGACTTCAGGAGAAATACAGCAGGGAACACAGCGAGTACCTCAGAGCCCAGGCATGT AGCCAGGCGGCCATGATGGTGGATGGGTGTggccagcagctgcagcagctgtcctTATTGGATGAGGACAGGAAGAGGATACTCCTattagaggaggagaggcagcgtGTGGCCGCGCTGCGACGCATGCAGATCGAATCAGAACAATTTCGCTACTTCGAGGACCAACTGAGGCGCCAGGAACTGGCCaataggagaggagaggaggaggagcaaaaGGTGACATTG GTGGCGACCAAAGTGCCTGAGGTGACGGATGGCTCCTGTTTGTCtcggcagccaatcagagatgGCGCACGCTCCCAGGGGGCGGATCCTAACAGGAACAGACCGCCAGCTCCCATCAGACAGCCAGCTGCGACACTGGCTGGAGTACAGA CTCAGAGGGTGGAGGGTCTGAGGCGGGTGGTGATTCCCAGAGATCTGACGTATCGTTTCCTCCTGCTGGCCGACTCGAACACCGCCAGAGGAATCGAGACCTGTGGAGTCCTCTGTGGACGACTG ACTCACAATGAGTTCATGCTGACTCATGTCGTGATCCCAAAACAGTCGGCAGGTCCAGATTTCTGTGACATGGAGAACGTGGAGGAACTGTTCAGTTTCCAGGACCAACAGAACCTGCTGACGCTTGGCTGGATCCAT actcaTCCCACTCAGACAGCCTTCCTCTCCAGTGTCGACCTCCACACTCACTGCTCCTATCAGCTGATGCTGCCCGAGGCCATCGCCATCGTCTGTGCTCCCAAACACAACGA taCCGGCGTGTTCAGGTTGACCGGTCCGGGGATGTCCGAGGTTTCCGGCTGCAGACTGAAAGGTTTCCATCCTCACTCCAAGGATCCTCCTCTCTTCAGT gt
- the stambpl1 gene encoding AMSH-like protease isoform X8, whose product MFVSGVTKKRYFLCCNVTKYFYSVLQCKLEKKLAAEPDYTDVSLTAVERVRALGKMGCSVEINEDIEPRRYFRSGVEMERMAAVYLEEGSLENAYVLYTKFITLFVEKLPAHRDYQQCSVPEKQLIMKSQAAMMVDGCGQQLQQLSLLDEDRKRILLLEEERQRVAALRRMQIESEQFRYFEDQLRRQELANRRGEEEEQKVTLVATKVPEVTDGSCLSRQPIRDGARSQGADPNRNRPPAPIRQPAATLAGVQTQRVEGLRRVVIPRDLTYRFLLLADSNTARGIETCGVLCGRLTHNEFMLTHVVIPKQSAGPDFCDMENVEELFSFQDQQNLLTLGWIHTHPTQTAFLSSVDLHTHCSYQLMLPEAIAIVCAPKHNDTGVFRLTGPGMSEVSGCRLKGFHPHSKDPPLFSVCKHVMVRDSKISLLDLR is encoded by the exons ATGTTCGTGTCTGGTGTCACCAAAAAACGTTATTTTCTGTGCTgcaatgtaactaagtacttttaTTCAGTACTTCAATGCAAATTGGAG AAGAAGCTGGCGGCAGAACCAGACTACACGGATGTGTCGCTGACAGCGGTGGAGCGCGTGCGGGCGCTTGGGAAGATGGGATGCAGCGTGGAGATCAACGAGGACATCGAACCGAGGCGCTACTTCCGTTCTGGAGTGGAGATGGAGCGCATGGCGGCGGTTTACCTTGAGGAGGGGAGCCTGGAGAACGCCTACGTCCTCTACACCAAGTTCATCAC tctGTTTGTAGAGAAGCTGCCGGCTCACAGAGACTACCAGCAGTGCAGCGTCCCAGAGAAACAGCTCATCATGAAG AGCCAGGCGGCCATGATGGTGGATGGGTGTggccagcagctgcagcagctgtcctTATTGGATGAGGACAGGAAGAGGATACTCCTattagaggaggagaggcagcgtGTGGCCGCGCTGCGACGCATGCAGATCGAATCAGAACAATTTCGCTACTTCGAGGACCAACTGAGGCGCCAGGAACTGGCCaataggagaggagaggaggaggagcaaaaGGTGACATTG GTGGCGACCAAAGTGCCTGAGGTGACGGATGGCTCCTGTTTGTCtcggcagccaatcagagatgGCGCACGCTCCCAGGGGGCGGATCCTAACAGGAACAGACCGCCAGCTCCCATCAGACAGCCAGCTGCGACACTGGCTGGAGTACAGA CTCAGAGGGTGGAGGGTCTGAGGCGGGTGGTGATTCCCAGAGATCTGACGTATCGTTTCCTCCTGCTGGCCGACTCGAACACCGCCAGAGGAATCGAGACCTGTGGAGTCCTCTGTGGACGACTG ACTCACAATGAGTTCATGCTGACTCATGTCGTGATCCCAAAACAGTCGGCAGGTCCAGATTTCTGTGACATGGAGAACGTGGAGGAACTGTTCAGTTTCCAGGACCAACAGAACCTGCTGACGCTTGGCTGGATCCAT actcaTCCCACTCAGACAGCCTTCCTCTCCAGTGTCGACCTCCACACTCACTGCTCCTATCAGCTGATGCTGCCCGAGGCCATCGCCATCGTCTGTGCTCCCAAACACAACGA taCCGGCGTGTTCAGGTTGACCGGTCCGGGGATGTCCGAGGTTTCCGGCTGCAGACTGAAAGGTTTCCATCCTCACTCCAAGGATCCTCCTCTCTTCAGT gt
- the stambpl1 gene encoding AMSH-like protease isoform X6, translated as MFVSGVTKKRYFLCCNVTKYFYSVLQCKLEKKLAAEPDYTDVSLTAVERVRALGKMGCSVEINEDIEPRRYFRSGVEMERMAAVYLEEGSLENAYVLYTKFITLFVEKLPAHRDYQQCSVPEKQLIMKKLQEVAFPRKDELKTRLQEKYSREHSEYLRAQACSQAAMMVDGCGQQLQQLSLLDEDRKRILLLEEERQRVAALRRMQIESEQFRYFEDQLRRQELANRRGEEEEQKPIRDGARSQGADPNRNRPPAPIRQPAATLAGVQTQRVEGLRRVVIPRDLTYRFLLLADSNTARGIETCGVLCGRLTHNEFMLTHVVIPKQSAGPDFCDMENVEELFSFQDQQNLLTLGWIHTHPTQTAFLSSVDLHTHCSYQLMLPEAIAIVCAPKHNDTGVFRLTGPGMSEVSGCRLKGFHPHSKDPPLFSVCKHVMVRDSKISLLDLR; from the exons ATGTTCGTGTCTGGTGTCACCAAAAAACGTTATTTTCTGTGCTgcaatgtaactaagtacttttaTTCAGTACTTCAATGCAAATTGGAG AAGAAGCTGGCGGCAGAACCAGACTACACGGATGTGTCGCTGACAGCGGTGGAGCGCGTGCGGGCGCTTGGGAAGATGGGATGCAGCGTGGAGATCAACGAGGACATCGAACCGAGGCGCTACTTCCGTTCTGGAGTGGAGATGGAGCGCATGGCGGCGGTTTACCTTGAGGAGGGGAGCCTGGAGAACGCCTACGTCCTCTACACCAAGTTCATCAC tctGTTTGTAGAGAAGCTGCCGGCTCACAGAGACTACCAGCAGTGCAGCGTCCCAGAGAAACAGCTCATCATGAAG aAACTTCAGGAAGTGGCTTTTCCTCGTAAAGACGAGTTGAAGACACGACTTCAGGAGAAATACAGCAGGGAACACAGCGAGTACCTCAGAGCCCAGGCATGT AGCCAGGCGGCCATGATGGTGGATGGGTGTggccagcagctgcagcagctgtcctTATTGGATGAGGACAGGAAGAGGATACTCCTattagaggaggagaggcagcgtGTGGCCGCGCTGCGACGCATGCAGATCGAATCAGAACAATTTCGCTACTTCGAGGACCAACTGAGGCGCCAGGAACTGGCCaataggagaggagaggaggaggagcaaaaG ccaatcagagatgGCGCACGCTCCCAGGGGGCGGATCCTAACAGGAACAGACCGCCAGCTCCCATCAGACAGCCAGCTGCGACACTGGCTGGAGTACAGA CTCAGAGGGTGGAGGGTCTGAGGCGGGTGGTGATTCCCAGAGATCTGACGTATCGTTTCCTCCTGCTGGCCGACTCGAACACCGCCAGAGGAATCGAGACCTGTGGAGTCCTCTGTGGACGACTG ACTCACAATGAGTTCATGCTGACTCATGTCGTGATCCCAAAACAGTCGGCAGGTCCAGATTTCTGTGACATGGAGAACGTGGAGGAACTGTTCAGTTTCCAGGACCAACAGAACCTGCTGACGCTTGGCTGGATCCAT actcaTCCCACTCAGACAGCCTTCCTCTCCAGTGTCGACCTCCACACTCACTGCTCCTATCAGCTGATGCTGCCCGAGGCCATCGCCATCGTCTGTGCTCCCAAACACAACGA taCCGGCGTGTTCAGGTTGACCGGTCCGGGGATGTCCGAGGTTTCCGGCTGCAGACTGAAAGGTTTCCATCCTCACTCCAAGGATCCTCCTCTCTTCAGT gt
- the stambpl1 gene encoding AMSH-like protease isoform X1 — MFVSGVTKKRYFLCCNVTKYFYSVLQCKLEKKLAAEPDYTDVSLTAVERVRALGKMGCSVEINEDIEPRRYFRSGVEMERMAAVYLEEGSLENAYVLYTKFITLFVEKLPAHRDYQQCSVPEKQLIMKKLQEVAFPRKDELKTRLQEKYSREHSEYLRAQACSQAAMMVDGCGQQLQQLSLLDEDRKRILLLEEERQRVAALRRMQIESEQFRYFEDQLRRQELANRRGEEEEQKVTLVATKVPEVTDGSCLSRQPIRDGARSQGADPNRNRPPAPIRQPAATLAGVQTQRVEGLRRVVIPRDLTYRFLLLADSNTARGIETCGVLCGRLTHNEFMLTHVVIPKQSAGPDFCDMENVEELFSFQDQQNLLTLGWIHTHPTQTAFLSSVDLHTHCSYQLMLPEAIAIVCAPKHNDTGVFRLTGPGMSEVSGCRLKGFHPHSKDPPLFSVCKHVMVRDSKISLLDLR; from the exons ATGTTCGTGTCTGGTGTCACCAAAAAACGTTATTTTCTGTGCTgcaatgtaactaagtacttttaTTCAGTACTTCAATGCAAATTGGAG AAGAAGCTGGCGGCAGAACCAGACTACACGGATGTGTCGCTGACAGCGGTGGAGCGCGTGCGGGCGCTTGGGAAGATGGGATGCAGCGTGGAGATCAACGAGGACATCGAACCGAGGCGCTACTTCCGTTCTGGAGTGGAGATGGAGCGCATGGCGGCGGTTTACCTTGAGGAGGGGAGCCTGGAGAACGCCTACGTCCTCTACACCAAGTTCATCAC tctGTTTGTAGAGAAGCTGCCGGCTCACAGAGACTACCAGCAGTGCAGCGTCCCAGAGAAACAGCTCATCATGAAG aAACTTCAGGAAGTGGCTTTTCCTCGTAAAGACGAGTTGAAGACACGACTTCAGGAGAAATACAGCAGGGAACACAGCGAGTACCTCAGAGCCCAGGCATGT AGCCAGGCGGCCATGATGGTGGATGGGTGTggccagcagctgcagcagctgtcctTATTGGATGAGGACAGGAAGAGGATACTCCTattagaggaggagaggcagcgtGTGGCCGCGCTGCGACGCATGCAGATCGAATCAGAACAATTTCGCTACTTCGAGGACCAACTGAGGCGCCAGGAACTGGCCaataggagaggagaggaggaggagcaaaaGGTGACATTG GTGGCGACCAAAGTGCCTGAGGTGACGGATGGCTCCTGTTTGTCtcggcagccaatcagagatgGCGCACGCTCCCAGGGGGCGGATCCTAACAGGAACAGACCGCCAGCTCCCATCAGACAGCCAGCTGCGACACTGGCTGGAGTACAGA CTCAGAGGGTGGAGGGTCTGAGGCGGGTGGTGATTCCCAGAGATCTGACGTATCGTTTCCTCCTGCTGGCCGACTCGAACACCGCCAGAGGAATCGAGACCTGTGGAGTCCTCTGTGGACGACTG ACTCACAATGAGTTCATGCTGACTCATGTCGTGATCCCAAAACAGTCGGCAGGTCCAGATTTCTGTGACATGGAGAACGTGGAGGAACTGTTCAGTTTCCAGGACCAACAGAACCTGCTGACGCTTGGCTGGATCCAT actcaTCCCACTCAGACAGCCTTCCTCTCCAGTGTCGACCTCCACACTCACTGCTCCTATCAGCTGATGCTGCCCGAGGCCATCGCCATCGTCTGTGCTCCCAAACACAACGA taCCGGCGTGTTCAGGTTGACCGGTCCGGGGATGTCCGAGGTTTCCGGCTGCAGACTGAAAGGTTTCCATCCTCACTCCAAGGATCCTCCTCTCTTCAGT gt
- the stambpl1 gene encoding AMSH-like protease isoform X5 has product MTMEQGFSLNALKKLAAEPDYTDVSLTAVERVRALGKMGCSVEINEDIEPRRYFRSGVEMERMAAVYLEEGSLENAYVLYTKFITLFVEKLPAHRDYQQCSVPEKQLIMKKLQEVAFPRKDELKTRLQEKYSREHSEYLRAQSQAAMMVDGCGQQLQQLSLLDEDRKRILLLEEERQRVAALRRMQIESEQFRYFEDQLRRQELANRRGEEEEQKVTLVATKVPEVTDGSCLSRQPIRDGARSQGADPNRNRPPAPIRQPAATLAGVQTQRVEGLRRVVIPRDLTYRFLLLADSNTARGIETCGVLCGRLTHNEFMLTHVVIPKQSAGPDFCDMENVEELFSFQDQQNLLTLGWIHTHPTQTAFLSSVDLHTHCSYQLMLPEAIAIVCAPKHNDTGVFRLTGPGMSEVSGCRLKGFHPHSKDPPLFSVCKHVMVRDSKISLLDLR; this is encoded by the exons atgacgaTGGAACAAGGCTTCAGCTTAAATGCACTG AAGAAGCTGGCGGCAGAACCAGACTACACGGATGTGTCGCTGACAGCGGTGGAGCGCGTGCGGGCGCTTGGGAAGATGGGATGCAGCGTGGAGATCAACGAGGACATCGAACCGAGGCGCTACTTCCGTTCTGGAGTGGAGATGGAGCGCATGGCGGCGGTTTACCTTGAGGAGGGGAGCCTGGAGAACGCCTACGTCCTCTACACCAAGTTCATCAC tctGTTTGTAGAGAAGCTGCCGGCTCACAGAGACTACCAGCAGTGCAGCGTCCCAGAGAAACAGCTCATCATGAAG aAACTTCAGGAAGTGGCTTTTCCTCGTAAAGACGAGTTGAAGACACGACTTCAGGAGAAATACAGCAGGGAACACAGCGAGTACCTCAGAGCCCAG AGCCAGGCGGCCATGATGGTGGATGGGTGTggccagcagctgcagcagctgtcctTATTGGATGAGGACAGGAAGAGGATACTCCTattagaggaggagaggcagcgtGTGGCCGCGCTGCGACGCATGCAGATCGAATCAGAACAATTTCGCTACTTCGAGGACCAACTGAGGCGCCAGGAACTGGCCaataggagaggagaggaggaggagcaaaaGGTGACATTG GTGGCGACCAAAGTGCCTGAGGTGACGGATGGCTCCTGTTTGTCtcggcagccaatcagagatgGCGCACGCTCCCAGGGGGCGGATCCTAACAGGAACAGACCGCCAGCTCCCATCAGACAGCCAGCTGCGACACTGGCTGGAGTACAGA CTCAGAGGGTGGAGGGTCTGAGGCGGGTGGTGATTCCCAGAGATCTGACGTATCGTTTCCTCCTGCTGGCCGACTCGAACACCGCCAGAGGAATCGAGACCTGTGGAGTCCTCTGTGGACGACTG ACTCACAATGAGTTCATGCTGACTCATGTCGTGATCCCAAAACAGTCGGCAGGTCCAGATTTCTGTGACATGGAGAACGTGGAGGAACTGTTCAGTTTCCAGGACCAACAGAACCTGCTGACGCTTGGCTGGATCCAT actcaTCCCACTCAGACAGCCTTCCTCTCCAGTGTCGACCTCCACACTCACTGCTCCTATCAGCTGATGCTGCCCGAGGCCATCGCCATCGTCTGTGCTCCCAAACACAACGA taCCGGCGTGTTCAGGTTGACCGGTCCGGGGATGTCCGAGGTTTCCGGCTGCAGACTGAAAGGTTTCCATCCTCACTCCAAGGATCCTCCTCTCTTCAGT gt